One window of the Podospora pseudopauciseta strain CBS 411.78 chromosome 4, whole genome shotgun sequence genome contains the following:
- a CDS encoding hypothetical protein (COG:S; EggNog:ENOG503P04U) gives MFQTTLEATQRQWIGTTSFFLLTHNLHINRRVQLPLSLFLTAYLWFLPVLATEKPPLYALSILVVAYGHAYWRYGINPFAQIDSAVSLAGRIARVAFVTISHCWSDSLVGRLWIFFHDLEIKAYWTFILVPLAYKLRLQRVFEWFQVEVCFLWRLGAGGVEWDSELKSAPPFEAISYRWAQAERDDGEHIIVSDCTLRVAPNVFELLGDLRFTLLPRLIWIDSICIDQLSENEKSYQVYLIGDIDSSASLVTIWLGSPSREMSWTTLNRVIRWLPKRITEVDSFDRILKSVFATLAFRLIDQLRINTSFTRDNLKAYWEAGKYRFTAC, from the exons TTGGAAGCGACTCAGAGGCAATGGATTGGGACcacttctttctttcttctcacGCACAACCTCCACATCAACCGTCGAGTACAATTGCCCCTCTCCTTGTTCCTTACCGCTTATCTGTGGTTTCTCCCAGTGCTCGCCACCGAAAAACCACCCCTATATGCACTGTCAATCCTCGTCGTCGCGTACGGACATGCATACTGGAGATACGGCATCAATCCCTTTGCCCAGATTGACAGTGCCGTCTCGCTGGCCGGCCGTATTGCTCGGGTGGCGTTCGTTACTATTAGCCACTGTTGGAGTGATTCGCTGGTTGGAAGGCTTTGGATCTTCTTTCACGATCTCGAAATCAAAGCGTATTGGACCTTTATCTTGGTACCCCTCGCTTACAAGCTGCGTCTCCAGCGGGTTTTCGAGTGGTTTCAGGTCGAGGTGTGCTTCTTGTGGAGgctgggggcggggggcgtTGAGTGGGATA GTGAGCTCAAATCGGCCCCACCTTTTGAGGCGATCTCATACAGATGGGCCCAAGCCGAGAGAGATGACGGCGAGCACATAATCGTCAGTGACTGCACATTGCGCGTCGCGCCCAATGTCtttgagcttcttggagACCTCCGATTTACTCTCCTCCCGCGATTGATCTGGATAGACTCAATCTGCATTGACCAGCTCTCGGAAAACGAAAAGTCGTACCAGGTGTACTTGATAGGAGATATTGACTCATCCGCATCCCTGGTCACCATCTGGCTTGGCTCACCTTCGAGAGAGATGAGCTGGACAACGCTGAACCGGGTCATTCGCTGGTTGCCGAAGCGGATCACGGAAGTTGATTCTTTCGACAGGATACTAAAGAGTGTCTTCGCCACCCTTGCCTTCCGCCTGATTGACCAGCTTCGCATCAACACTTCGTTTACAAGGGACAATCTCAAGGCATATTGGGAGGCGGGCAAGTATCGCTTCACTGCCTGCTGA